In one Roseburia intestinalis L1-82 genomic region, the following are encoded:
- a CDS encoding excisionase gives MQRIREMEVLAINTNITAGKMSVPIWEKYMLTVDEAVQYFGIGEKKIRSLIAENMNTEYCFTVQVGNKSLINRQKFETFLNQITSL, from the coding sequence ATGCAGAGAATTAGAGAAATGGAGGTGTTGGCGATAAATACAAATATAACAGCAGGCAAAATGTCTGTGCCGATATGGGAAAAGTATATGCTGACTGTAGATGAAGCAGTACAGTATTTTGGGATTGGAGAAAAGAAGATAAGATCATTAATTGCAGAGAATATGAATACGGAATATTGTTTTACGGTTCAGGTGGGGAATAAATCATTGATAAATAGACAAAAATTTGAAACTTTTCTTAATCAGATTACATCCCTTTGA
- a CDS encoding site-specific integrase, translating to MNERKRDQKRRDKKGRILRNGESQRADGRYAFVYTDCYGKQKFLYSWKLEPTDSLPVGRRPCQSLREKEKIVLREIEDCITPYGGNLTVLELVKKYIRQKTGVRHNTQANYNFVINIIAKEDFGQKRIDTIKLSDAKEWLIKLQADGRGYSSIHSIRGVVRPAFQMAVDDELLRKNPFEFQLSTVVVNDSVTREAITRKQERALLEFVKNDKHFSRYYEGIYILFKTGLRISEFVGLQKSDIDFESGTIRVDHQLQRKRDMECIIEDTKTPDGVRFLPMTKEVRECFECIIAKRKRPKIEPTVRDKNGKLYHGFLYLDKNDMPMVALHWEKYFEHIITKYNSIYKEELPKVTPHVCRHTYCSNMAKSGMNPKTLQYLMGHADIGVTLNTYTHVGLDDVKNEIDRVTALSCVEA from the coding sequence TTGAACGAAAGAAAACGTGACCAGAAAAGACGAGATAAAAAGGGTCGTATTTTGCGTAACGGAGAAAGCCAAAGAGCAGACGGAAGATATGCGTTTGTATATACAGATTGTTATGGAAAGCAGAAATTCTTGTATAGCTGGAAACTGGAGCCGACAGATTCCTTGCCAGTCGGACGTAGACCTTGTCAGTCACTTCGAGAAAAAGAAAAAATTGTCCTAAGAGAAATAGAGGATTGCATTACTCCTTATGGGGGCAATTTGACAGTCCTTGAACTGGTAAAAAAGTACATTAGACAAAAGACAGGGGTTCGCCATAATACACAAGCTAATTACAATTTTGTAATCAATATTATTGCGAAAGAGGATTTTGGGCAGAAGCGTATTGATACCATTAAATTGTCTGATGCGAAAGAATGGTTGATTAAGTTACAGGCAGATGGCAGAGGATACAGTTCTATTCACAGCATACGGGGAGTTGTCAGACCGGCTTTTCAAATGGCAGTAGATGATGAACTTTTACGCAAGAATCCGTTTGAATTTCAACTATCAACAGTTGTTGTCAATGACAGTGTTACCAGAGAAGCAATAACCAGAAAACAGGAGAGAGCTTTACTTGAGTTTGTCAAGAATGATAAACATTTCAGCAGATATTATGAGGGCATTTATATTCTTTTCAAAACTGGACTGCGTATTTCAGAATTTGTTGGTCTGCAAAAGTCAGATATTGATTTTGAAAGTGGTACAATAAGGGTGGATCATCAGTTACAGAGAAAAAGAGATATGGAGTGTATTATTGAAGACACCAAAACTCCAGATGGCGTAAGATTTCTGCCAATGACAAAGGAAGTAAGAGAGTGCTTCGAATGTATTATTGCCAAGAGAAAAAGACCAAAGATAGAGCCTACGGTCAGGGATAAGAACGGAAAGCTGTATCATGGATTCCTTTATCTGGATAAAAATGATATGCCAATGGTAGCTCTGCATTGGGAAAAATATTTTGAACATATTATAACTAAATACAACAGCATCTATAAAGAGGAATTGCCAAAAGTAACACCTCATGTATGTAGGCATACTTACTGCAGCAATATGGCTAAGTCTGGAATGAACCCTAAGACACTTCAATACCTGATGGGACATGCAGATATAGGCGTAACATTGAATACATACACTCATGTAGGTCTTGATGATGTAAAAAACGAAATTGACCGAGTTACTGCATTATCGTGTGTGGAAGCATAG
- a CDS encoding low molecular weight protein-tyrosine-phosphatase, which produces MIKVLFICHGNICRSPMSEYLLKDLVEKQNLTSHFEIASAATSSEEIWNGTGNPIYPPAQAELRKHGIGKTAYTNFSKKRARQVTKEDYGYYDYLLCADANNIKNTIRITGPDVDGKIKLLLDFAADPKRKGKSISDPWYSGRFDETYQDVVSGCEGLLAYLKETGQI; this is translated from the coding sequence TTGATTAAAGTATTATTCATCTGCCACGGCAACATCTGCCGCTCCCCCATGTCCGAGTACCTCCTAAAGGATCTGGTGGAAAAACAAAACCTCACTTCCCACTTCGAGATCGCTTCCGCTGCCACCAGCAGCGAAGAAATCTGGAACGGCACCGGCAATCCGATCTACCCGCCGGCGCAGGCAGAGCTGAGGAAGCATGGGATAGGGAAAACAGCATACACAAATTTTTCAAAAAAACGTGCACGGCAGGTAACAAAAGAAGATTACGGGTATTATGACTATCTGCTCTGTGCAGATGCAAACAACATCAAAAACACCATACGCATCACGGGACCGGATGTCGATGGCAAGATAAAACTTCTTTTGGACTTTGCTGCAGATCCCAAAAGAAAAGGAAAATCCATTTCAGATCCATGGTATTCTGGCAGGTTTGACGAGACCTACCAGGATGTTGTTTCCGGTTGTGAGGGACTGCTCGCATACTTGAAAGAAACAGGGCAGATCTGA
- a CDS encoding Ig-like domain-containing protein, with amino-acid sequence MRNKKILQKAAKKSLSWLLILGMLVTLPETPGAISAAAAELETGTEETVHEESSDADRVEETKNAVTEKTGETGTKADTAVQEETDTSQSQETKEPETETQDAEAENEDAETEDAEAAVTEAETQDAETEAPVTETTEDETELSEETEETETEQEVKAVEGAMNLTLHMDNSSAKYKTPALQFWGDDNTIVSGATEKNQEITGWEDAVGQLLTADKDGKFYSVTLNGNFTGFQFLDYADPSKNTAGQGFVSTMKAYTDETPTDLYYICKDGNWGWYLDAAGTEALKEPELVYLTMHIKPETKWSKPAMQHWNDKLTITDTKGQETITGWGVKGDLFTAEENGFYKLTVKGTFGGFQFVDADNADDTKTGDNTYDKLLDKFVAETPTDVYYIQKDGTWNWYMDKDGTITLASTKEVSDQAVDNADGTTTFTAVAENVKDKVKVVYGKKSEVEEKGTSALKTVTMTADKSVANAYTTDAIFLGDDALDIVYYIEVDGVKKDIETSAGVTVGKDTYLSYTRDKFTGRMVCIPGTFPGKSWDAASNIMTYMGEGLYSYTFKNVPAANYEYKIALGDWSENYGAGGVISGSNIAVTVTEPQDVTIYYSDFSHYSKCSIDYKFGASLLLQGTGILADTRFSDSRLTGIYSATVENMEAGTYSDTKIVSEDETVEMDPYTVDTTKDVTFYYDPESGIYYSNASDKEVATNKLVFDSKDTAYKSVYGAVATGEEVTYSIDTGDDVTAVKLVVKGVEKKTLSMKKTAGAEDGKQRWSVTTSYDRLGEYQYFFAVYNETAVVMYGDDDGYYGTGMATDLLSLLPYDQIVYQSGYKTPDWMKNAVIYQIFPDRFYNGNVTNDTITSDARGSVQYEYMNDWYILPENPEQITLHPDTYPTYAYKGDGNWSNEIYGGDLKGITKRIDYLKALGVTVIYLNPVFESISSHRYDTSDYKNIDPILGTLGDFEELVSVAEANNMHVVLDGVFNHVSDDSVYFDRYYEYLEDGTDTIGAYPYWAYVYDAMSEKKISKEEAEKQAKEYFTAEYGITNYDYTEWFDVFSDTTLKDDNDDEVCDSVGLRAGKPVYGYDGWWGYDSMPIIKATNGSEYQTGTWAEEVIGKNETSKTADNSVTQYWLSKGMDGWRLDVANEVSDETWQHFRKSVKALDSDNVIIGEIWTDAVKYLMGDMYDSVMNYMFRGAAIAYAKGGNSADALNTLERLRERYPKEAFYAMMNLVDSHDTTRLLSYLDGIDDDRKQKEIAEAFPTYENTSDAAKQKQYLVALMQFTYAGAPTIYYGDELGMVGADDPDDRRAMIWGEGNENLVKWYAKLAAIRSSYSALRTGSVEPVYGTDKEILGYVRSDDSDIMLVLMNNSAADKSVTVNVAELGINAAELADVIAGNSYSAAGGSVTVTVPAYNGVILTDKCHVKQVSVDEENLKPGFDPTYKIKAEERAVKVTGVSLKKTEITLQKGKTAKISKNVVVAPQNATNTAVKYKTSDKTVASVDKDGNVTANAKGTATITVTTKDGLFTSECKVTVGDQVQAAKIKLNKTKLSLKKGKTYTLKATVTPKDCTDKAVKWKSSKSSVVKVDANGKVTAKKAGTATITATTKNGLKATCKITVTDPATKVYLTPAMSIKKGSSVKLTASVFPKTATDKLTWSTSNKKVVTVTKSGKIKGVKTGTATITVKTTSGKKATCKVTVVKSNKKSAGIKLSAKKLTLKQNATKQLKATLDKNATDKVTWSSSNKKVATVDKNGVVTAVKKGTVTITAKTSGGKKATCKVTVKVPATKVKLNKTKATVAKGRTLTLKATMTPSSSTDKLTWTSSNKKVATVDKNGKVKALKKGTATITVKTASGKKATCKITVK; translated from the coding sequence ATGAGAAACAAAAAGATTTTACAGAAGGCCGCTAAGAAATCACTTAGCTGGCTTTTAATTTTAGGTATGCTGGTAACGTTACCAGAGACGCCGGGAGCCATATCTGCAGCGGCGGCGGAGCTTGAAACGGGGACAGAAGAAACGGTACATGAAGAATCCAGCGATGCAGATCGTGTGGAAGAAACAAAAAATGCTGTGACAGAAAAAACCGGGGAAACAGGGACGAAAGCAGATACCGCGGTACAAGAAGAAACTGATACAAGTCAGAGTCAGGAAACGAAAGAGCCGGAAACAGAGACCCAAGATGCAGAAGCAGAGAACGAAGATGCAGAAACAGAGGATGCGGAAGCAGCAGTAACAGAAGCAGAGACCCAAGATGCAGAAACAGAGGCACCTGTAACAGAAACAACGGAAGATGAGACTGAATTATCCGAGGAAACAGAAGAAACGGAAACAGAGCAGGAAGTGAAAGCTGTGGAAGGAGCAATGAACCTGACACTGCACATGGATAACAGTTCTGCAAAGTACAAAACGCCTGCACTTCAGTTCTGGGGAGATGATAACACAATCGTATCTGGTGCAACGGAAAAAAACCAGGAGATTACAGGTTGGGAAGACGCAGTAGGACAGCTTCTGACAGCGGATAAAGACGGAAAATTTTACAGTGTAACATTAAACGGTAATTTTACAGGATTCCAGTTTTTAGATTATGCAGATCCGTCAAAGAACACAGCAGGACAGGGATTTGTCAGCACCATGAAAGCATACACAGATGAAACACCGACAGATCTTTATTATATCTGTAAAGATGGCAACTGGGGCTGGTATTTAGATGCAGCAGGCACAGAAGCGTTAAAAGAGCCGGAACTTGTTTATCTTACCATGCATATCAAACCGGAAACGAAATGGTCAAAACCTGCAATGCAGCATTGGAATGACAAATTGACCATCACTGATACAAAAGGTCAGGAAACGATTACAGGATGGGGTGTTAAAGGAGATCTTTTCACAGCAGAAGAGAATGGATTTTACAAACTCACTGTCAAAGGAACATTCGGAGGCTTTCAGTTTGTAGATGCAGATAATGCGGATGATACAAAAACAGGTGACAATACTTACGACAAACTGTTGGATAAATTTGTAGCAGAAACGCCAACCGATGTATATTATATCCAGAAAGACGGCACCTGGAACTGGTACATGGATAAAGATGGAACAATTACACTTGCTTCCACAAAAGAGGTATCGGACCAGGCAGTCGACAATGCAGATGGAACTACCACATTCACGGCTGTTGCAGAAAACGTAAAAGATAAAGTAAAGGTTGTTTATGGTAAAAAATCAGAGGTGGAGGAAAAAGGAACTTCTGCATTAAAGACGGTTACCATGACAGCAGATAAAAGTGTTGCAAATGCATATACCACGGATGCGATTTTCCTTGGAGATGATGCATTGGACATCGTATATTACATCGAAGTAGATGGTGTAAAAAAAGACATTGAAACATCCGCTGGTGTTACAGTTGGAAAAGATACTTATCTTTCTTATACCAGGGATAAATTTACCGGCAGAATGGTCTGTATACCGGGTACATTTCCTGGAAAAAGCTGGGATGCAGCATCAAATATAATGACATACATGGGAGAGGGGTTATATTCCTATACATTTAAAAATGTTCCGGCGGCAAATTACGAGTACAAGATTGCGCTGGGTGACTGGAGCGAAAACTATGGAGCAGGCGGTGTTATAAGCGGATCTAACATTGCAGTTACCGTGACAGAACCTCAGGATGTTACGATTTATTATTCGGACTTCAGCCATTATTCAAAATGCAGTATTGATTATAAATTTGGGGCAAGCCTGTTATTGCAGGGAACAGGAATTCTGGCAGATACAAGATTTTCTGACAGCAGATTGACCGGAATTTACAGCGCAACTGTGGAAAACATGGAAGCTGGTACTTATTCCGATACGAAGATCGTATCAGAGGATGAGACTGTTGAAATGGATCCATATACGGTAGATACCACAAAGGATGTTACATTCTATTATGATCCGGAATCAGGCATTTATTATTCGAATGCTTCTGACAAAGAAGTTGCAACAAACAAACTTGTATTTGATTCTAAGGATACAGCTTACAAATCAGTATACGGTGCGGTGGCAACCGGAGAGGAAGTTACCTACTCCATCGATACCGGAGATGATGTTACTGCAGTCAAACTGGTTGTAAAAGGTGTGGAAAAGAAAACACTTTCCATGAAAAAAACAGCGGGTGCGGAAGATGGAAAACAGAGATGGTCTGTTACTACAAGCTATGACAGACTTGGAGAATACCAGTATTTCTTTGCAGTATATAATGAGACGGCAGTGGTAATGTATGGCGATGATGACGGATATTACGGAACCGGTATGGCAACAGATTTATTAAGCCTGTTACCGTATGATCAGATCGTATATCAGTCAGGTTATAAGACACCGGACTGGATGAAAAATGCAGTGATCTACCAGATCTTCCCGGATCGTTTCTATAATGGCAATGTGACAAACGATACCATCACTTCGGATGCAAGAGGTTCGGTGCAGTATGAATATATGAATGACTGGTATATTTTACCGGAGAACCCGGAGCAGATCACATTACATCCGGATACCTATCCGACTTACGCATATAAGGGCGATGGAAACTGGAGCAATGAGATCTATGGTGGAGATTTAAAGGGTATTACAAAACGGATCGACTACTTAAAAGCACTTGGTGTTACCGTGATCTACTTAAACCCGGTATTTGAGTCCATTTCCAGCCACAGATACGATACAAGTGATTATAAAAACATTGATCCGATCCTTGGAACCCTCGGAGATTTTGAGGAACTCGTCAGTGTGGCAGAAGCGAATAATATGCATGTTGTATTGGATGGTGTATTCAATCATGTATCGGATGATTCTGTTTATTTTGACCGTTACTATGAGTATCTGGAAGATGGAACCGATACGATCGGAGCTTATCCTTACTGGGCATATGTATACGATGCCATGAGCGAGAAAAAGATTTCCAAAGAGGAAGCAGAAAAACAGGCAAAAGAATATTTTACGGCAGAGTATGGAATTACAAACTATGACTATACAGAATGGTTTGATGTATTTTCCGATACAACTTTAAAAGATGACAATGACGATGAAGTATGTGATTCCGTAGGACTTCGTGCCGGAAAACCAGTATATGGTTATGATGGATGGTGGGGTTATGACTCCATGCCGATCATCAAGGCAACGAACGGTTCCGAATATCAGACCGGTACCTGGGCAGAAGAAGTAATCGGAAAAAATGAGACAAGTAAGACCGCAGATAACAGTGTAACACAGTACTGGCTGTCAAAAGGAATGGACGGATGGAGACTCGATGTTGCCAATGAAGTATCGGATGAGACCTGGCAGCACTTCCGTAAATCCGTGAAGGCACTTGACAGTGATAACGTGATCATCGGAGAAATCTGGACGGATGCGGTAAAATATCTGATGGGTGACATGTATGATTCCGTTATGAACTATATGTTCCGTGGAGCAGCGATCGCTTATGCAAAGGGCGGGAATTCCGCAGATGCATTAAATACTTTAGAGCGTTTGAGAGAGCGTTATCCGAAAGAAGCATTTTATGCAATGATGAACCTTGTTGATTCTCATGATACAACACGTTTGTTATCTTACTTAGATGGTATTGATGACGATAGAAAACAGAAAGAAATTGCAGAGGCATTCCCGACTTACGAGAATACTTCAGATGCAGCAAAACAGAAACAGTATTTAGTTGCGTTAATGCAGTTTACCTATGCAGGTGCACCGACGATCTACTATGGTGATGAGCTTGGCATGGTAGGTGCAGATGATCCAGATGACCGCCGTGCGATGATCTGGGGCGAAGGAAATGAGAATCTGGTAAAATGGTATGCAAAACTTGCTGCAATAAGAAGCAGTTACAGTGCATTGAGAACAGGCTCCGTAGAGCCGGTATATGGCACAGATAAAGAAATTTTAGGCTATGTCAGAAGTGATGATTCGGATATCATGCTTGTTTTGATGAACAACAGTGCAGCAGACAAGTCTGTGACAGTAAATGTTGCAGAACTTGGAATTAATGCAGCAGAACTTGCAGATGTGATCGCAGGTAATAGTTACAGTGCTGCAGGAGGCAGCGTGACGGTAACTGTTCCGGCATACAATGGTGTGATCTTAACAGACAAGTGTCATGTAAAACAGGTTTCTGTGGATGAAGAAAACTTAAAACCTGGTTTTGATCCTACATATAAGATTAAGGCAGAAGAACGTGCAGTCAAAGTAACAGGAGTTTCACTGAAAAAGACAGAGATCACCTTACAGAAAGGTAAAACAGCAAAAATTTCTAAAAATGTAGTAGTAGCACCGCAGAATGCAACAAACACAGCAGTAAAATACAAGACTTCTGACAAAACAGTTGCTTCAGTTGACAAAGATGGTAATGTAACTGCAAATGCCAAAGGAACTGCAACAATTACCGTGACAACAAAAGACGGACTGTTTACATCAGAATGTAAAGTAACTGTAGGAGATCAGGTACAGGCAGCGAAGATCAAATTAAACAAGACAAAACTCAGCCTGAAAAAAGGAAAAACATATACCTTAAAGGCAACAGTCACTCCGAAGGATTGTACGGATAAAGCCGTGAAATGGAAATCTTCCAAATCCTCTGTTGTAAAAGTAGATGCAAACGGAAAAGTAACTGCAAAGAAAGCAGGAACCGCTACAATTACAGCTACCACAAAGAATGGTTTAAAGGCAACCTGTAAGATCACGGTTACAGATCCGGCAACCAAAGTATATCTGACACCGGCGATGAGTATCAAAAAGGGAAGTTCCGTAAAACTGACAGCATCTGTATTTCCGAAGACAGCGACAGATAAACTTACATGGTCTACATCAAACAAAAAGGTAGTGACAGTAACAAAGAGCGGTAAGATCAAAGGAGTCAAAACAGGAACAGCTACGATTACAGTTAAAACAACAAGTGGAAAGAAAGCAACCTGTAAAGTGACCGTTGTAAAGAGTAATAAGAAGTCAGCAGGTATTAAACTGAGTGCAAAGAAACTGACATTAAAGCAAAATGCAACAAAACAGCTGAAAGCTACTCTTGATAAGAATGCAACGGACAAAGTGACATGGAGCAGTTCTAACAAGAAAGTAGCTACAGTCGATAAAAATGGTGTTGTAACGGCTGTAAAGAAAGGTACTGTAACGATTACCGCAAAGACATCAGGTGGAAAGAAAGCAACCTGTAAAGTGACGGTAAAAGTACCGGCAACCAAGGTAAAATTAAACAAAACCAAGGCGACTGTTGCAAAGGGCAGGACTCTGACCTTAAAAGCGACTATGACACCTTCTTCCTCAACAGATAAACTTACCTGGACGAGTTCCAACAAAAAAGTGGCAACAGTTGATAAGAATGGTAAAGTAAAGGCGCTGAAAAAAGGAACAGCCACGATTACTGTAAAAACTGCAAGTGGAAAGAAAGCAACCTGCAAAATTACTGTAAAATAA
- the aspS gene encoding aspartate--tRNA(Asn) ligase, giving the protein MEFMTGVNKKETLEIGDLLTGSYEGKSVKVNGAVHTIRDMGEVAFIVLRKREGLLQCVYEEGKTQFDLKDLKEAATIEVEGTVKPEERAPHGFEIRLDKIKVLSEPAAPMPLAISKWKLNTSLEANLNNRAIALRNIRERAKFRIQEGVVRGFRDFLYSQGFTEIHTPKIGAKSAEGGANLFRLEYFHRPAVLQQSPQFYKQMMVGVFDRVFETAPVFRAEKHNTKRHLNEYTSLDFEMGYIDGFEDIMAMETGFLQYMIALLKKDYAEELRLLGVTLPNVDKIPTVRFDEAKEKVAEKYHRQIRNPYDLEPEEEALIGQYFKEEYDADFVFVTHYPSKKRPFYAMDDPADPTYTLSFDLLYQGLEITTGGQRIHDYNKLMEKIEKRGMESEGMEQYLSVFKHGMPPHGGLGIGLERLTMKLVGEDNVRETTLFPRDLSRLEP; this is encoded by the coding sequence ATGGAATTCATGACAGGTGTAAACAAAAAGGAAACCTTAGAGATCGGTGATTTACTGACCGGCAGCTATGAGGGAAAAAGTGTAAAAGTAAACGGAGCAGTGCATACCATCCGTGATATGGGTGAAGTTGCATTTATCGTCTTAAGAAAGAGAGAAGGACTGCTCCAGTGTGTTTACGAAGAAGGAAAAACACAGTTTGACTTAAAAGATTTAAAAGAGGCAGCAACGATTGAGGTGGAGGGAACCGTAAAACCGGAGGAACGTGCACCACACGGATTTGAGATCCGTCTGGATAAAATCAAGGTATTGTCCGAACCGGCTGCACCGATGCCGCTTGCAATCTCAAAATGGAAATTAAATACCTCCTTGGAGGCGAATTTAAACAACCGTGCGATCGCCCTTCGAAATATCAGGGAGCGTGCAAAATTCCGTATTCAGGAAGGTGTGGTACGGGGATTTCGTGATTTCTTATACAGTCAGGGGTTTACAGAGATCCATACACCAAAGATCGGTGCAAAAAGTGCAGAGGGCGGGGCAAACCTGTTCCGGTTGGAATATTTTCACAGACCGGCAGTTTTACAGCAGAGTCCTCAGTTTTACAAACAGATGATGGTCGGCGTATTTGACCGGGTATTTGAGACGGCGCCGGTATTCCGTGCAGAAAAACATAATACCAAACGTCACTTGAACGAGTACACCAGCCTTGATTTTGAGATGGGATATATTGATGGATTTGAAGATATCATGGCGATGGAGACCGGATTTTTGCAGTATATGATCGCACTGCTCAAAAAAGATTATGCAGAGGAACTTCGGTTATTAGGCGTCACACTGCCGAACGTCGACAAAATTCCGACCGTGCGTTTCGATGAAGCAAAAGAAAAAGTGGCAGAAAAATATCACCGCCAGATCAGAAACCCATACGATCTTGAGCCGGAGGAGGAAGCACTCATCGGACAGTATTTCAAAGAAGAGTATGATGCGGATTTCGTATTTGTTACACATTATCCATCCAAGAAACGTCCGTTTTACGCGATGGACGATCCGGCAGATCCGACTTATACCTTAAGTTTTGACCTCTTATATCAGGGACTTGAGATCACGACCGGTGGACAGCGTATCCACGATTACAACAAACTGATGGAAAAAATCGAAAAGCGTGGTATGGAGTCTGAGGGAATGGAACAGTATTTATCCGTATTCAAACATGGCATGCCGCCACATGGTGGACTTGGAATCGGTTTAGAGCGTCTGACCATGAAATTAGTCGGTGAGGACAATGTTCGTGAAACCACTTTATTCCCTCGTGATTTAAGCAGATTAGAGCCGTAA
- the gatC gene encoding Asp-tRNA(Asn)/Glu-tRNA(Gln) amidotransferase subunit GatC, whose translation MKTGRKNEISDETIEYVGILAKLELNEEEKEHAKKDMEEMLNYIDKLNELDTTGVEPMSHVFPVNNVFREDVVTNGDGSKETLSNAPAQKDGGFKVPKTIGD comes from the coding sequence ATTAAAACAGGACGCAAAAATGAGATCTCAGACGAGACGATCGAGTATGTCGGAATCCTTGCAAAATTAGAGCTGAATGAGGAAGAGAAAGAGCATGCAAAGAAAGATATGGAAGAAATGCTCAACTATATTGATAAATTAAATGAACTTGACACCACAGGAGTGGAGCCGATGTCACATGTGTTCCCGGTAAACAATGTATTCCGGGAAGATGTAGTGACAAACGGAGACGGCAGCAAAGAGACGCTTTCGAATGCACCGGCACAGAAAGACGGTGGATTTAAAGTGCCAAAGACAATTGGAGATTAA
- the gatA gene encoding Asp-tRNA(Asn)/Glu-tRNA(Gln) amidotransferase subunit GatA gives MNIMSLTAVELGKRIKAKEISVEEAVTAALDAIEKKEKLVNSFVTVDREGALKRAKEVQKQIDDGTLTGPLAGVPVAIKDNMCTKDLLTTCSSKILYNFIPTYTAEAVLNLEKAGAVILGKTNMDEFAMGSTTETSAYGETKNPWNTEHVPGGSSGGSCAAVAAEECVFALGSDTGGSIRQPSSFCGVTGIKPTYGTVSRYGLIAYGSSLDQIGPVAKDVTDCATILEAIASYDTKDSTSVKREDYDFTSALVDDVAGMKIGIPRDYFGEGLDPEVKAAVLQAAEELKKKGAIVEEFDLSLVEYAIPAYYVIACAEASSNLARFDGVKYGYRTKEYEGLHNMYKKSRSEGFGSEVKRRIMLGSFVLSSGYYDAYYLKALRTKALIKQAFDKAFEKYDVILGPAAPTTAPKLGQSLSDPIKMYLGDIYTISVNLAGLPGISLPCGKDKNGLPIGLQLIGNCFEEKKIIRAAYAFEQTRTYEHSPLA, from the coding sequence ATGAATATTATGAGTTTGACTGCCGTGGAACTCGGCAAAAGAATAAAAGCAAAAGAAATCTCAGTAGAGGAAGCTGTTACGGCGGCGCTTGACGCGATTGAGAAAAAAGAAAAACTCGTAAACAGCTTTGTGACAGTAGATAGAGAGGGAGCACTGAAACGCGCAAAGGAAGTACAGAAACAGATTGATGACGGCACACTGACGGGGCCGCTTGCAGGTGTACCGGTTGCCATCAAAGACAATATGTGTACGAAAGATCTGCTTACCACCTGTTCTTCTAAGATTTTATATAACTTTATTCCGACCTACACGGCGGAGGCAGTTTTAAATCTGGAAAAAGCAGGGGCAGTTATTTTAGGAAAGACCAACATGGATGAGTTTGCCATGGGAAGCACGACAGAGACATCCGCTTATGGCGAGACAAAAAATCCGTGGAACACAGAGCATGTGCCGGGAGGTTCTTCGGGTGGCTCCTGTGCGGCGGTTGCAGCAGAGGAATGTGTCTTTGCACTTGGATCAGATACCGGCGGTTCCATCCGTCAGCCGAGTTCCTTCTGCGGCGTGACCGGAATCAAGCCGACCTACGGAACGGTATCACGTTACGGACTGATCGCTTACGGTTCATCCTTAGACCAGATCGGACCGGTCGCAAAAGATGTGACAGACTGTGCCACGATATTAGAGGCGATCGCTTCTTATGATACGAAGGACTCCACTTCTGTAAAAAGAGAAGATTACGATTTTACCAGTGCACTGGTGGATGATGTTGCAGGAATGAAGATCGGTATTCCGCGTGATTATTTCGGGGAGGGTTTAGATCCGGAAGTAAAAGCAGCAGTTTTACAGGCAGCAGAGGAATTAAAGAAAAAGGGCGCCATCGTGGAAGAGTTTGACTTAAGTCTGGTAGAATATGCGATCCCTGCATATTATGTTATCGCCTGTGCAGAGGCAAGTTCCAACCTGGCAAGATTTGACGGTGTCAAATATGGTTACCGCACCAAAGAATATGAGGGACTTCACAACATGTACAAAAAATCCCGTTCTGAAGGATTCGGGTCGGAGGTAAAACGCCGTATCATGCTTGGCTCTTTCGTGCTGAGCAGCGGTTATTATGATGCATATTATCTGAAAGCACTCCGCACCAAGGCGTTGATCAAACAGGCATTTGATAAGGCATTTGAAAAATATGATGTCATTTTAGGACCGGCGGCACCGACCACTGCACCAAAACTGGGACAGTCCTTAAGTGATCCAATCAAGATGTATTTAGGAGATATTTACACGATTTCCGTAAATCTTGCCGGCTTACCGGGAATTTCACTGCCGTGCGGCAAAGATAAAAACGGTCTGCCGATCGGGTTACAGCTTATTGGAAACTGTTTTGAAGAGAAGAAGATCATCCGCGCGGCATATGCATTTGAACAGACAAGAACCTATGAGCACAGCCCGCTTGCATAG